In the Colletotrichum higginsianum IMI 349063 chromosome 7 map unlocalized unitig_7, whole genome shotgun sequence genome, one interval contains:
- a CDS encoding sodium/hydrogen exchanger family protein — translation MSSVTSLLSATPTSLAAPTSSAGGNRAPSQGGVIEGANPSHYNPKDPITMFIIQAGLIIIVCHLLHWPLSKIRQPRVIAEVIGGIVLGPSVMGRIPGFRAAIFPAESIPNLTLVANLGLVLYLFLIGLETDVRFLLSNWRVATSVAFAGLALPFALGCALAWGLYNQFSGDEGVMHIDFPIYMLFIGVAIAITAFPVLCRILTELKLLDTSVGVIVLSAGVANDVVGWILLALCVALANAGTGLSALWILLACVGYMLFLLYAVRPVLVWLLRRTGSIENGPSQSMIALILLIALASAFFTGIIGVHAIFGGFMVGLILPRENGFAIKVTEKLEDLIGALFLPLYFTLSGLNTNLGLLDSGLAWGYVIAVTFTAFFTKVIGASIAARLNGLVWRESFSIGALMSCKGLVELIVLNIGLQARILSTRTFTIFVVMALLTTFVTTPLTSFLYPRWYQKKLEAWKRGEIDWDTGEVISNNSGSTDEMEFSKPTTDRVQRLLVYLRLDNMPALLNLVSLFGKQSSTGDQFAGSDEKGGTQPATTALGSSNGMRAVRAHGFRLLHLTDRDSSVMTVSQVDDFSRNDPVVNIFRTVGQFLKVAVSGEVSIMPETRFAEALLSKSSDISSDLLIIPWSESGSLGDSQVPSVDSANKLASTYTGFAKSILASTEHNVGIFFPKGSAPQPTTDSGNDRSKLMRAYSFSDIHHDIPTIPVTNQSHHIFMPYFGGADDKFALRLVLQLCEKHNATATVVHFVQAGSDSQTQEADYFGFVSSHTPAGVATRIRFETSSGSDVLEAASNYAASGIRTDSREVTWHNLIVLGRQITAKPVEGKKSVRVLEEIKDCLGLAAGVFIASGVKADLLVVQAKTVAN, via the exons ATGTCGTCCGTTACCTCGTTGCTATCGGCGACGCCAACGTCGTTAGCTGCTCCGACATCGAGCGCTGGAGGAAACCGGGCTCCCTCCCAGGGCGGTGTTATCGAGGGCGCAAACCCCTCGCATTACAACCCAAAGGACCCAATCACCATGTTCATCATCCAG GCCGGTCTTATCATCATCGTCTGTCACTTGCTGCATTGGCCACTATCCAAGATTCGACAGCCTCGTGTTATTGCCGAAGTCATTGGCGGCATTGTCCTAGGACCATCTGTTATGGGCCGCATACCCGGCTTTCGTGCGGCTATCTTCCCGGCAGAGTCCATCCCAAATCTGACTCTTGTTGCCAACCTCGGTCTCGTGCTCTATCTTTTCCTCATTGGTCTCGAGACAGATGTCCGTTTTCTTCTTAGCAACTGGCGTGTCGCAACCTCAGTCGCGTTTGCTGGGTTGGCTCTCCCGTTTGCGCTCGGCTGCGCTCTTGCTTGGGGACTGTACAACCAATTTTccggcgacgagggtgtCATGCACATTGACTTCCCTATATATATGCTATTTATCGGTGTCGCCATCGCAATCACG GCATTCCCCGTTCTTTGCCGTATCTTGACGGAGCTGAAACTCCTCGATACATCTGTTGGAGTCATCGTCCTTTCCGCTGGCGTTGCCAACGATGTCGTGG GCTGGATTCTTCTCGCTCTTTGTGTTGCCCTCGCCAACGCGGGAACCGGGTTATCCGCTCTCTGGATTCTCTTAGCCTGTGTCGGCTACATGCTGTTTCTTCTTTACGCCGTGAGGCCGGTATTGGTTTGGTTGTTGCGACGGACCGGAAGCATCGAGAATGGACCCTCGCAGAGCATGATCGCGCTGATTCTCTTGATTGCTCTTGCATCGGCTTTTTTCACCGGTATCATCGGCGTCCACGCCATCTTTGGAGGCTTCATGGTGGGCCTCATTCTGCCCCGAGAAAACGGCTTTGCCATCAAAGTTacggagaagctcgaggactTGATCGGCGCTCTTTTCCTACCTTTGTATTTCACACTGTCCGGCCTAAACACCAATCTGGGTCTCCTTGACAGCGGTCTTGCCTGGGGATATGTAATTGCTGTTACCTTTACTGCCTTTTTTACAAAGGTCATTGGTGCAAGTATCGCTGCTCGGTTGAATGGCTTGGTATGGAGGGAGTCCTTCTCGATTGGTGCCCTGATGAGCTGTAAAGGTCTAGTGGAGTTGATTGTGCTT AATATTGGCCTCCAAGCCCGAATTCTGAGCACTAGGACATTCACTATCTTTGTTGTCATGGCTCTTCTCACCACCTTCGTTACTACTCCGCTTACCTCGTTCCTCTACCCTCGCTGGTaccagaagaagctcgaggctTGGAAGCGCGGTGAAATCGATTGGGACACTGGTGAAGTCATCTCAAACAACAGCGGCTCAACTGACGAAATGGAGTTTTCCAAGCCGACTACCGATCGTGTCCAGCGCTTGCTGGTGTACCTCCGTCTGGACAACATGCCCGCTCTTCTCAATTTAGTTTCACTATTCGGAAAACAGTCGTCTACCGGTGACCAGTTTGCCGGAAGTGATGAGAAGGGCGGAACTCAACCGGCCACGACTGCGCTTGGCTCGTCCAACGGCATGAGAGCTGTGAGAGCTCATGGCTTCCGCCTGCTCCATCTCACTGACCGTGACTCGTCAGTCATGACGGTCTCTCAGGTCGACGATTTTAGCCGCAACGACCCTGTTGTCAATATATTTCGGACTGTCGGACAGTTTCTCAAGGTCGCTGTCTCTGGCGAAGTGTCTATCATGCCAGAAACACggttcgccgaggcccttCTGTCCAAGTCTTCAGACATCTCGTCCGATCTACTTATCATACCCTGGAGCGAAAGCGGTAGCTTGGGTGACTCACAGGTCCCGTCTGTGGATAGTGCCAACAAGCTCGCGTCGACATATACCGGCTTCGCCAAGTCTATTCTCGCCTCCACAGAGCATAATGTTGGCATCTTCTTTCCCAAGGGTAGCGCACCTCAGCCTACTACGGACAGCGGCAACGATCGCAGTAAGTTGATGCGAGCGTACTCATTCAGCGACATACACCACGACATCCCCACGATTCCTGTAACAAACCAGTCTCACCACATTTTCATGCCATACTTcggtggcgccgacgacaaaTTTGCTCTCAGACTGGTGCTACAACTCTGCGAGAAGCATAACGCCACTGCAACCGTGGTTCATTTTGTGCAGGCTGGGAGTGACTCCCAGACCCAGGAAGCTGACTACTTCGGCTTCGTGTCTAGCCACACCCCTGCCGGCGTGGCCACACGCATCAGATTTGAGACCTCATCTGGCAGCGATGTTCTTGAGGCCGCTTCGAACTATGCTGCGTCGGGCATTCGGACAGACTCGCGTGAAGTTACGTGGCACAATCTCATCGTTTTAGGTCGCCAGATTACCGCCAAGCCTGTCGAGGGTAAGAAGTCTGTTAGGGTCTTGGAGGAAATCAAAGATTGTTTGGGACTGGCTGCTGGTGTGTTCATCGCCTCTGGCGTCAAGGCGGATCTGCTGGTAGTTCAGGCCAAGACAGTGGCGAACTGA